The sequence below is a genomic window from candidate division WOR-3 bacterium.
TTAGCCCATCCGTTGAGGTTGAGAATAATAGAAAAACTCAGGAATGGTCCCTGTTGCGTGTGCAAGATTATACCTTATGTTGGCGCTGAACAATCTAATGTCTCACACCATCTATCAATCTTGAAAAATGCAGGTATTGTGCGCTGCGAAAAACGCGGTCTTGAGGTCTGGTATGAAGTTGTGGATAGGCGGATTTTTAAGATAATTGATATCCTTGAAGAGTGTGTCGCAGGAAACTTAAAGAAGAAAAGTGAATTATTAAGAGAAATGGCGAGAAGATGATATGGAAATAGGTAATACGATTTACGGTTGCGAAAAGCGATACGGTTTGGTATGACTTCTTCATTTCTTTCATTCCCGCACAAGCGGGAATCTATCCGAACTATTTTGGCTATTGAAATTTGGGTATTGTTTGGGATTTTAAAAAGTGAGGTAAATTGAAAGATAGAACAAGACTTTTAATCTTTATCATTGTCTTTCTCATTCTTTATTTTGTGCCCCTTGAAGGAACGAGAATTCAAGGTGCAATCCTTGAGGCATTCTTTATGATTCAAGAATATGCCCGTGAGCATGTCTTATTCTGTTTGATCCCTGCCTTTTTCATTGCGGGTGCAATCAGCAATTTTGTTTCTAAAGAGGCAGTGATAAAAT
It includes:
- a CDS encoding metalloregulator ArsR/SmtB family transcription factor; protein product: MQDKDAEILDMKAEVFNALAHPLRLRIIEKLRNGPCCVCKIIPYVGAEQSNVSHHLSILKNAGIVRCEKRGLEVWYEVVDRRIFKIIDILEECVAGNLKKKSELLREMARR